The following coding sequences are from one Treponema bryantii window:
- a CDS encoding PhoH family protein, producing MNEYTIVVPDNDVLSCVCGTNDKNLQLIEEHLGVPVFSKGNELSVENAAPEICQKFQFIVDRIVDEVQSGGKNSDDIILSVLNTKRKVDADEMVIMVPGAVRRVYPRTQGQAEYVDLLQNRDMVFCTGSAGSGKTYLAVAEALRLILTHKKTKLIITRPVVEAGESLGFLPGDLEDKIDPYLRPLRDAMETILPPESVKRLFEAGIVEVAPLAYMRGRTLNNAVVILDEAQNTTCAQMKMFLTRMGENTKVFVTGDPSQIDLPKKVTSGLMHSISILNKIEDIGFMELTADDVVRNPLVKKIVKAYENEKEQF from the coding sequence TTGAACGAATATACTATTGTAGTTCCAGACAATGATGTACTTTCCTGTGTTTGTGGAACTAATGATAAAAATTTACAGCTCATAGAAGAACATCTGGGAGTTCCTGTTTTTTCAAAAGGAAACGAGCTCTCTGTGGAAAATGCCGCTCCTGAAATCTGCCAGAAATTCCAGTTTATAGTGGACCGTATCGTAGACGAGGTACAGTCTGGAGGTAAAAACAGTGATGATATAATACTTTCCGTTCTCAATACAAAGCGGAAAGTAGATGCCGATGAAATGGTAATTATGGTTCCTGGTGCGGTTCGCAGGGTTTATCCAAGAACTCAGGGACAGGCAGAATATGTTGATTTACTTCAGAATCGTGATATGGTGTTCTGTACAGGTTCTGCAGGAAGTGGAAAAACATATCTTGCAGTGGCAGAAGCATTACGTTTAATTCTTACTCATAAAAAAACAAAGCTTATAATTACACGACCTGTTGTAGAAGCAGGTGAAAGTCTGGGCTTTTTACCAGGTGATCTGGAAGATAAAATTGACCCGTATCTTCGTCCTCTTCGTGATGCAATGGAAACAATTCTTCCTCCAGAATCTGTAAAACGGCTTTTTGAAGCTGGAATTGTAGAGGTTGCGCCGCTTGCCTATATGCGCGGACGAACCTTAAATAATGCAGTTGTAATTCTTGATGAAGCTCAGAATACAACCTGTGCACAGATGAAAATGTTCCTTACCCGAATGGGCGAGAATACAAAGGTCTTTGTAACCGGAGATCCGTCTCAAATTGACCTTCCTAAAAAAGTAACATCCGGGCTGATGCATTCAATCAGCATATTAAATAAAATAGAAGATATTGGATTTATGGAACTGACTGCAGATGATGTAGTTAGAAATCCATTAGTAAAAAAAATAGTAAAGGCGTATGAAAATGAAAAAGAACAATTCTGA
- the uvrA gene encoding excinuclease ABC subunit UvrA, translated as MNDNMIVIRGAREHNLKNINVTMPRDKLVVISGLSGSGKSSLAFDTLFAEGQRRYMESLSSYARQFLGRMDKPDVDIIEGLSPAISIEQKSTNKNPRSTVGTITEIYDFYRLLFARCGHAHCPECGREIREQSVDQIIDTVMGWEDGTKMQILAPVIRGKKGEHQKILDDAKASGFVRARIDGVMAELDDAIKLDKQKKHTIEIVVDRIIKGDDVRSRLADSIEIALKNANGIVIVTRRVGDKDEEVFFSQKNACPDCGISIPDLQPRLFSFNNPFGACPECTGLGEKMEWDFNKILPDRSLSFNERAFPFFNPDSEWNHTMFQAVAEAEGFTLDTPISRLTAEQFDYLWNGDPERKIHWVYKKQSGEGYSEYNRPWPGVLNEMKRRHAEAWGDSMRANIEEKFMKVGHCSCCNGQRLRKEALGVTVGGKNIWELCCLSVADSITFFDELELTENEQTIATQILKEIRARLRFLRDVGLDYLTMERAAETLSGGEAQRIRLATQIGSALCGVMYILDEPSIGLHQRDNQRLIDTLLSLRDNGNTVIVVEHDEQTLRTADYLIDIGPGAGVNGGQVVAAGTPEEVAKVKESLTGQYLAGTLKMDVPTERRSGNGNFIKVNGVTEHNLKNVSIQIPLGTFTCITGVSGSGKSTLMSDVLYPALSNRIMRTNYDVGECESIEGEKFIDKVINIDQSPIGRSPRSNPATYIGVFDSIRDLFASLPESKARGYLKGRFSFNVKGGRCEACQGAGENVIEMNFLPDVYVQCEVCGGKRFNKETLEVTYKGKSINDVLNMSIDEACDFFASIPHIARKLETMKSVGLGYIQLGQNALTLSGGEAQRVKLANELARVSTGKTLYIMDEPTTGLHFADVKQLMTVIQRLVDQGNTVVMIEHNLDVICQADYLIDLGPEGGFRGGNIIATGTPEQVAQVPESYTGQFIKKQLGL; from the coding sequence ATGAACGACAATATGATTGTAATCCGTGGGGCGAGGGAGCATAATCTTAAAAATATAAATGTTACTATGCCGAGAGATAAACTGGTTGTAATTTCCGGTTTGTCGGGTTCGGGAAAGTCTTCGCTGGCTTTTGATACACTTTTTGCTGAAGGTCAGCGCCGTTATATGGAAAGCCTTTCTAGTTATGCACGTCAGTTCCTTGGACGAATGGACAAGCCTGATGTTGATATAATAGAAGGACTTTCACCTGCAATTTCAATCGAACAGAAATCAACAAATAAGAATCCGCGCTCAACTGTTGGTACAATCACAGAAATATATGACTTTTATCGTCTTCTTTTTGCACGCTGCGGACATGCACATTGTCCTGAATGTGGACGTGAAATCCGTGAACAGTCTGTTGATCAGATTATTGATACTGTTATGGGCTGGGAAGATGGCACAAAGATGCAGATTCTTGCCCCTGTTATTCGTGGTAAAAAAGGTGAACATCAGAAGATTTTAGATGATGCTAAGGCTTCAGGTTTTGTTCGTGCTCGAATTGATGGAGTTATGGCAGAGCTTGATGATGCAATAAAACTGGATAAACAGAAAAAACATACAATTGAAATTGTTGTAGACCGAATTATAAAAGGCGATGATGTACGAAGCCGACTTGCAGATTCTATTGAAATTGCATTGAAAAACGCAAACGGAATTGTAATTGTTACCCGTCGTGTCGGCGACAAGGACGAAGAGGTTTTCTTCAGTCAGAAAAATGCCTGCCCGGATTGTGGAATTTCTATTCCAGATCTGCAGCCTCGTCTTTTCTCTTTTAATAACCCGTTTGGTGCCTGCCCGGAATGTACAGGTCTTGGCGAAAAAATGGAATGGGATTTCAATAAGATTCTTCCGGACCGCTCTTTGTCTTTCAACGAGCGCGCTTTCCCTTTCTTTAATCCGGATAGTGAATGGAACCACACTATGTTCCAGGCTGTTGCTGAAGCAGAAGGCTTTACATTGGACACACCAATCAGCCGTCTGACTGCCGAGCAGTTTGATTACTTATGGAACGGAGATCCTGAGCGCAAAATCCACTGGGTATATAAAAAGCAGAGCGGAGAAGGCTACAGCGAATATAACCGTCCGTGGCCTGGAGTATTAAACGAAATGAAGCGCCGTCATGCAGAAGCCTGGGGCGATTCAATGCGTGCTAATATAGAAGAAAAGTTTATGAAGGTTGGACACTGTTCCTGCTGTAACGGACAGCGCCTTCGTAAAGAAGCCCTTGGTGTTACTGTGGGCGGTAAAAATATATGGGAACTCTGCTGTCTTTCTGTTGCTGATTCCATCACCTTCTTTGATGAACTGGAACTTACAGAAAATGAACAGACAATTGCAACTCAGATTCTTAAAGAGATTCGTGCCCGTTTGCGCTTCCTTCGCGATGTAGGACTTGATTATCTTACAATGGAGCGTGCTGCAGAAACCCTTAGTGGTGGTGAAGCACAGCGAATCCGTCTTGCAACTCAGATTGGTTCAGCCCTCTGTGGCGTTATGTATATCCTTGATGAGCCTTCAATTGGTCTCCATCAGCGCGACAATCAGCGTCTTATTGATACACTGCTCAGCCTTCGTGATAACGGCAACACCGTAATCGTCGTAGAACACGATGAACAGACCTTGCGTACTGCAGATTATCTTATAGATATCGGTCCGGGCGCGGGCGTTAATGGCGGGCAGGTTGTAGCGGCCGGAACTCCGGAAGAGGTTGCTAAGGTAAAGGAAAGTCTTACAGGACAGTATCTTGCCGGAACCCTAAAAATGGATGTTCCGACAGAACGCCGCTCTGGTAACGGCAACTTTATCAAGGTAAACGGCGTTACAGAGCACAACCTCAAAAATGTAAGTATTCAGATTCCTCTTGGAACCTTTACCTGTATAACCGGTGTAAGTGGCAGTGGTAAATCTACCCTTATGAGTGATGTACTTTATCCGGCACTCAGTAATCGCATCATGCGTACAAATTATGATGTTGGTGAATGCGAAAGTATTGAAGGTGAAAAGTTTATCGATAAGGTAATCAATATTGATCAGAGCCCAATTGGTCGTTCTCCACGCAGTAACCCTGCAACTTATATTGGTGTTTTTGATTCTATAAGAGACCTTTTTGCGAGTCTTCCTGAAAGTAAGGCCCGTGGTTATCTTAAGGGCCGTTTCAGCTTTAACGTAAAAGGCGGCCGTTGTGAAGCGTGTCAGGGCGCGGGTGAAAACGTAATCGAAATGAACTTCCTGCCAGACGTATATGTTCAGTGTGAAGTCTGCGGAGGTAAGCGTTTTAATAAAGAGACTCTTGAGGTTACCTACAAGGGTAAGTCTATAAACGATGTTCTCAATATGAGTATTGATGAAGCCTGCGATTTCTTTGCAAGCATTCCTCATATTGCCCGTAAGCTTGAAACCATGAAGTCTGTAGGACTCGGTTATATTCAGCTTGGACAGAATGCGCTTACCCTCAGTGGTGGTGAAGCTCAGCGCGTTAAGCTTGCAAACGAGCTTGCCCGTGTTTCTACAGGAAAAACTCTCTATATAATGGATGAGCCTACAACAGGACTTCACTTTGCAGACGTTAAACAGCTGATGACTGTAATTCAGCGCCTTGTAGATCAGGGTAATACAGTTGTTATGATTGAACATAACCTTGATGTAATCTGTCAGGCAGATTATCTGATTGACCTTGGTCCTGAAGGTGGTTTCCGTGGCGGTAATATAATTGCAACTGGAACTCCGGAGCAGGTTGCTCAGGTGCCGGAAAGCTATACCGGCCAGTTTATTAAAAAGCAGCTGGGGCTTTAG
- a CDS encoding IMP dehydrogenase, whose product MAYIFEEPSHTFDEYLLVPGYTGPDCIPANVTLQTPVVRYNKKAGEKCPLTMNIPMTSAVMQAVSDDKLAVALAKEGGISFIFGSQTIENQAAMVARVKAYKAGFVSSDTNIRPEQTLGELVEAIEKTGHSTVAVTEDGTANGKLVGIITERDFRIGHCEMSEKVSAYMTPLSSLVMGKEGITLDEANDLIWEKKVNQLPVVDKDGKLLYLVFRKDAASHEEHPLELLDSQKRYIVGAGINTRDYMDRVPALLEAGVDVMTLDSSEGFTEWQRRALQDIHSKWPNAKIGAGNVVDADGFNFLAEAGADFVKIGIGGGSICITREQKGIGRGQATATIEVAKARDAYYEKTGIYIPICSDGGIVYDHHVTLALAMGADFVMLGRYFARFDESPTNKLIVNGNYVKEYWGEGSNRARNWQRYDLGGKKGMAFEEGVDSYVPYAGSLHDNVTLTTSKVIHAMCNCGVTNIPDLQKNAKITLVSAASLREGGAHDVIVKNTVKAN is encoded by the coding sequence ATGGCTTACATTTTTGAAGAACCATCACACACTTTTGATGAGTACCTTTTAGTTCCGGGCTACACCGGTCCTGACTGCATTCCTGCTAATGTTACTTTGCAGACACCTGTTGTCCGCTATAACAAGAAGGCTGGCGAAAAGTGTCCGCTTACGATGAATATTCCGATGACTTCGGCTGTTATGCAGGCAGTTTCTGATGATAAGCTTGCTGTTGCTCTTGCTAAGGAAGGCGGCATTTCTTTTATTTTTGGTTCTCAGACTATAGAAAATCAGGCAGCTATGGTTGCCCGTGTTAAAGCTTACAAGGCTGGATTTGTTTCTTCTGATACAAATATCCGCCCCGAGCAGACTTTAGGTGAACTGGTTGAAGCAATTGAAAAGACTGGTCACTCAACTGTTGCTGTAACAGAAGATGGTACTGCAAACGGTAAGCTTGTTGGTATTATCACTGAGCGCGACTTCCGCATCGGTCACTGTGAAATGAGTGAAAAGGTAAGTGCTTACATGACTCCTCTTTCTTCTCTTGTAATGGGAAAAGAAGGAATCACTCTTGATGAAGCAAATGATTTGATATGGGAAAAGAAGGTTAATCAGCTTCCTGTTGTAGATAAAGACGGAAAGCTTTTGTACCTCGTATTCCGTAAGGATGCTGCAAGCCACGAAGAGCATCCTCTTGAGCTCCTCGACAGCCAGAAACGCTATATCGTAGGTGCCGGAATTAACACACGTGATTATATGGACCGCGTTCCAGCATTGCTTGAAGCTGGTGTTGATGTAATGACTCTTGACTCGTCTGAAGGTTTTACAGAATGGCAGCGCCGTGCTTTGCAGGATATCCACTCAAAGTGGCCTAATGCAAAGATCGGTGCAGGTAACGTAGTTGATGCTGATGGTTTCAACTTCCTTGCTGAAGCTGGTGCAGACTTTGTAAAAATTGGTATTGGCGGTGGTTCTATCTGTATTACACGTGAGCAGAAAGGTATTGGCCGTGGTCAGGCTACTGCTACTATTGAAGTTGCTAAAGCTCGTGACGCTTACTACGAAAAAACTGGTATTTATATTCCTATCTGTTCTGATGGTGGTATTGTTTACGACCATCACGTTACTCTTGCTCTTGCAATGGGTGCAGACTTTGTAATGCTTGGCCGTTACTTTGCTCGTTTTGATGAGTCTCCTACAAACAAGCTCATCGTAAATGGCAACTACGTAAAGGAATACTGGGGTGAAGGTTCAAACCGCGCCCGCAACTGGCAGCGTTATGACCTCGGTGGAAAGAAGGGTATGGCATTCGAAGAGGGTGTAGACTCATATGTTCCATACGCTGGTTCACTCCACGACAACGTAACTCTTACAACAAGCAAGGTAATCCACGCTATGTGTAACTGTGGTGTTACAAACATCCCTGATTTGCAGAAGAACGCAAAGATTACACTTGTAAGTGCAGCTTCTCTCCGCGAGGGCGGCGCACATGATGTTATTGTTAAAAACACTGTAAAAGCAAATTAA
- the purA gene encoding adenylosuccinate synthase, producing MNVVVMGAQWGDEGKGKIVDYLAQDAKYVVRFAGGANAGHTIVVDGKKYALHQVPSGILYPEKSVFLGSGMVIDPEALFKELQMLKDNGINWEGRVFISDRAHLTLPGYREMDKARDAARKRPIGTTGRGIGTTYSMKSERDGIRLADLDWDEKWNDLDDADKKFLEQFKDKLLSMRVNIAAKMYEFRNDNILFEGAQGAMLDLDSGTYPYVSSGASCSAGAATGSGIGPKALDKIYGVFKAYETRVGNGPMPSEFDADTEGELCDYVRNTGNEFGVTTGRPRRCGYLDLVALRYACHVNSIDNLVLTHLDIYDDMNEIEACVAYNIDGKIVTDFPASIPELNRAKPVLQKFAGWKADITKCTSYKKLPKAAREYVEFIEDFTGTKVGIVSVGADRNQTFVREKIWKA from the coding sequence ATGAACGTTGTTGTTATGGGTGCCCAGTGGGGCGATGAAGGCAAGGGAAAAATCGTTGACTACCTTGCACAGGATGCAAAATACGTTGTTCGTTTTGCGGGCGGCGCTAATGCAGGTCACACAATTGTAGTAGATGGAAAGAAGTACGCTCTCCATCAGGTTCCGTCTGGAATCCTCTACCCAGAGAAATCAGTTTTCCTTGGTAGTGGAATGGTAATTGACCCTGAAGCTCTTTTCAAAGAACTCCAGATGCTCAAAGACAATGGCATTAACTGGGAAGGACGCGTATTCATTTCTGACCGCGCTCACCTCACCCTTCCAGGATACCGCGAAATGGATAAGGCTCGCGACGCAGCTCGTAAGCGCCCTATCGGTACAACAGGCCGCGGAATCGGAACAACTTATTCTATGAAATCTGAACGCGACGGTATCCGTCTTGCAGACCTTGACTGGGATGAAAAGTGGAACGACCTCGACGATGCAGATAAGAAATTCCTTGAACAGTTCAAAGACAAGCTCCTCTCTATGCGCGTAAATATCGCTGCAAAGATGTATGAGTTCCGCAACGACAACATTCTTTTCGAAGGTGCTCAGGGTGCTATGCTCGACCTCGATTCAGGTACATATCCATATGTATCTTCTGGCGCTTCTTGTTCAGCTGGTGCTGCTACAGGTTCTGGAATTGGTCCTAAGGCTCTCGACAAGATTTATGGTGTATTCAAGGCTTATGAAACTCGTGTAGGAAACGGTCCTATGCCATCTGAGTTCGATGCTGATACAGAAGGCGAACTCTGTGATTACGTTCGTAACACAGGAAACGAATTCGGTGTAACAACAGGACGTCCACGCCGCTGTGGTTACCTCGACCTCGTAGCACTCCGCTATGCATGTCACGTAAACTCAATTGACAACCTCGTTCTTACTCACCTCGATATTTATGATGATATGAATGAAATTGAAGCTTGTGTTGCTTACAACATCGATGGAAAAATCGTAACAGACTTCCCTGCTTCAATTCCAGAACTCAACCGCGCAAAACCTGTTCTTCAGAAGTTTGCAGGCTGGAAGGCAGACATCACAAAGTGTACTTCTTACAAGAAGCTTCCAAAAGCTGCCCGCGAATATGTTGAGTTTATTGAAGACTTCACAGGTACAAAAGTTGGTATCGTTTCTGTAGGTGCAGACCGCAACCAGACATTTGTTCGTGAGAAGATCTGGAAAGCCTAA
- a CDS encoding CapA family protein, which yields MKLYKYITVFFIILFTVLLIACGTTSQIKNKTAENTPLEELPQEAASKKNHDKNTINLLFAGDIMAHSVNYYITTYSKIWRDVKYLIEEPDLAFANIEAPIDTTREATSYPNFNMTQKFVQAAVDAGFDVFSLCNNHSNDQYKSGILETIKTTQTITQETLEQTGHQVYFSGLKASPDAALTYNYFEANSWKILFLPITELLNRPDASEYINFIKPDDDSRKNFQKLVTDLRAEHPCDLFIISVHTSEPEYTRVITDRQNEFYMNLLDSGADVVWANHAHIIKDRKIVVNTKTGRDKLIMYANGNTISGQRTKPELTSKNPTGERENTGDGLFYKVTFTKEKDGSIKIKKCEPQFITTYINTANEYVIKPLNQDFVDYLYDVPRTNWAKYIERRIKINKEATKDLIEWQ from the coding sequence GTGAAACTATATAAATACATCACAGTTTTCTTCATCATTCTTTTCACAGTGCTCCTTATTGCCTGTGGCACTACATCACAAATCAAAAATAAAACAGCGGAAAACACACCTCTTGAAGAATTACCACAGGAAGCCGCTTCTAAAAAGAATCACGATAAAAATACAATCAATCTCCTTTTCGCCGGCGACATTATGGCGCATTCGGTAAATTACTATATCACAACCTACTCAAAAATCTGGCGCGATGTTAAATATCTGATTGAAGAACCAGATCTTGCCTTTGCAAATATCGAAGCACCGATAGACACAACCCGTGAAGCCACTTCTTACCCGAACTTCAACATGACACAAAAATTTGTTCAGGCTGCAGTAGATGCAGGCTTTGACGTTTTTTCACTCTGCAATAATCACTCGAATGACCAGTACAAAAGTGGCATTCTTGAAACTATAAAAACAACTCAGACAATTACACAGGAAACTCTTGAACAGACCGGACATCAGGTTTATTTTTCCGGTCTTAAAGCTTCCCCCGACGCTGCCCTTACCTACAATTATTTTGAAGCAAATTCCTGGAAAATTCTTTTCCTGCCAATTACTGAACTTCTGAACAGACCAGATGCATCTGAATACATAAACTTTATAAAACCAGATGACGACTCACGCAAAAACTTTCAGAAACTTGTTACTGACCTGCGTGCAGAACACCCCTGCGATCTTTTTATAATTTCAGTCCACACAAGCGAGCCTGAATACACCCGCGTTATCACAGACAGACAGAATGAATTCTACATGAATCTGCTGGATTCAGGAGCTGATGTTGTATGGGCAAATCATGCACACATCATTAAAGACAGAAAAATCGTAGTTAACACAAAGACAGGCCGCGATAAACTTATTATGTATGCCAACGGAAACACAATAAGCGGCCAGCGAACAAAACCAGAACTTACATCAAAAAATCCAACTGGTGAACGCGAAAACACCGGAGACGGACTTTTTTACAAAGTAACTTTCACTAAAGAAAAAGACGGTTCAATCAAAATCAAAAAATGCGAACCTCAATTTATAACAACCTACATTAACACTGCAAACGAGTATGTAATAAAACCACTCAATCAGGATTTTGTAGATTATCTTTACGACGTTCCACGCACAAACTGGGCAAAATATATTGAACGCCGCATCAAAATCAATAAGGAAGCAACAAAGGATTTAATAGAATGGCAATAG
- a CDS encoding ATP-dependent RNA helicase, whose product MAIDYKSLPVYEQKQKILDCLENNQVVIVESPTGSGKTTQIPVILYEAGYATNGMIGVTQPRRIAALSVSEFISKQLGTTYPGLVGYKMRFEDYTNSDTRIKIMTDGILLQEMKLDPWLSKYSVLMIDEAHERSLNIDFVLGLVKRVLRERSDFRVIVSSATMNTQVFSEYFDNAPIVSIDTVTYPVALVYDPIPGGSTTTTDSGCDQILNKIYNTVDRVLDNDEDGAILIFLPGEKIIKDCMDKLYYSPIGRKLHILPLYGRLPKEEQERVFEKAPEGKRKVVISTNIAETSVTISDVTTVIDSGLCKLNFYNPKNFTSSLIESTVSRASCNQRKGRAGRTQPGTCYRLYSRKDFDTRPEYTTEEIYRTDLSEVVLRMSELGITDFYDFDFIANPGREGIIGAVDTLHILGALEDDNTLSSIGQMMVKFPLEPRISRIIVEAIMRFPDVLDKALIAASFLSANSPFVLPPNEEMEARKAHHRFQDIQGDFCTYLNILKAFKDTDNREKFCKKNYLDERVMAEIENINEQLIEIVSEKMGIPVVEGKGNMQDYLCCVAAGMMQFVCIRTGRESYRSLTADHISIHPGSVMFKKDPVFIVAGEIIRTSRIFASSVSPLTRPMLDTINPDLFERLMACKKERDSSREARMLEQERNRNAKALRRQEAEQQKKKGKKGKAGDSEDLPVPEDSLSLGGFLFPTKKIKGKKTALLPLEQLLEAIKIEKNKNKLNNAGQMRASVITSDNGSLLSGEKLSLIFELANNLDLRPVAEKKWNRHMNVNINDPIQKEQLIDSLSFILRTAIAKQKGREYGFITLYNNGNGSYWFKVSRGFSTALIETHSSLETLIEENVEFSKEETAAINKALALVNNFD is encoded by the coding sequence ATGGCAATAGATTATAAGTCTCTTCCAGTTTACGAACAGAAACAGAAAATTTTAGACTGCCTCGAAAACAATCAGGTAGTAATTGTAGAAAGCCCTACTGGCTCAGGAAAGACAACTCAAATTCCAGTAATTTTGTATGAAGCAGGTTATGCAACCAACGGAATGATTGGTGTTACTCAGCCTCGCCGTATTGCAGCCCTCAGTGTAAGTGAATTTATTTCAAAGCAGCTCGGTACAACTTATCCTGGACTTGTCGGCTACAAGATGCGTTTTGAAGATTACACAAACTCAGACACACGTATCAAAATCATGACAGACGGTATTTTGCTGCAGGAAATGAAACTTGATCCGTGGCTTTCTAAGTACAGCGTACTTATGATTGACGAGGCTCACGAGCGAAGTCTGAACATTGACTTTGTTCTTGGTCTTGTAAAACGTGTACTTCGTGAGCGCAGCGACTTCCGCGTAATCGTAAGTTCTGCAACAATGAACACTCAGGTTTTCAGCGAGTATTTTGATAACGCACCTATCGTTTCAATTGATACAGTAACATACCCGGTTGCATTAGTTTACGATCCAATTCCGGGAGGTTCAACTACAACCACAGACTCTGGCTGCGACCAGATTCTCAACAAGATTTACAATACTGTAGACCGTGTTCTCGACAACGATGAAGACGGAGCAATCCTCATCTTCCTCCCTGGTGAAAAAATCATCAAGGATTGTATGGATAAACTTTACTACTCTCCTATTGGCCGAAAACTTCATATTCTTCCGCTTTACGGCCGCCTTCCAAAAGAAGAACAGGAACGCGTTTTTGAAAAAGCACCTGAAGGAAAACGCAAAGTTGTAATTTCTACGAATATTGCTGAGACCTCGGTTACCATCAGTGACGTAACAACTGTAATAGATTCGGGCCTCTGCAAGCTGAACTTTTACAACCCGAAAAACTTTACTTCAAGTCTTATTGAATCTACAGTTTCTCGTGCTTCATGCAATCAGAGAAAAGGCCGTGCAGGACGTACTCAGCCGGGTACCTGCTATCGCCTCTACTCACGCAAAGATTTCGATACCCGTCCGGAATATACAACAGAAGAAATCTATCGTACAGACCTCAGTGAAGTTGTTCTCCGCATGAGCGAACTTGGCATTACAGATTTCTACGACTTTGATTTTATTGCAAACCCGGGCCGCGAAGGAATTATCGGTGCAGTTGATACCCTGCACATCCTCGGCGCTCTTGAAGATGACAACACACTTTCAAGTATCGGTCAGATGATGGTTAAGTTCCCGCTGGAGCCGCGCATCAGCCGTATTATTGTCGAAGCAATTATGCGATTTCCGGACGTACTTGATAAGGCACTTATTGCAGCTTCGTTCCTTAGTGCAAACTCACCTTTTGTTCTTCCGCCAAATGAAGAGATGGAAGCCCGCAAGGCCCATCACCGTTTCCAGGATATTCAGGGCGACTTCTGTACTTACCTTAATATTCTCAAAGCCTTCAAGGATACAGATAACCGTGAGAAGTTCTGTAAGAAGAATTATCTTGATGAACGCGTAATGGCCGAAATCGAAAATATCAACGAACAGCTTATAGAAATTGTAAGTGAAAAAATGGGTATTCCTGTTGTAGAAGGTAAAGGCAATATGCAGGATTATCTTTGCTGTGTTGCTGCAGGTATGATGCAGTTTGTCTGTATTCGTACCGGCCGTGAAAGTTACCGCTCACTTACAGCAGATCATATTTCAATTCACCCTGGCAGCGTAATGTTTAAAAAGGATCCGGTATTTATCGTTGCCGGAGAAATCATACGTACAAGCCGTATTTTTGCATCAAGCGTTTCACCGCTTACCCGCCCTATGCTCGATACAATCAATCCAGATTTATTTGAGCGACTCATGGCCTGTAAAAAAGAACGCGACAGCTCAAGAGAAGCCCGCATGCTTGAGCAGGAAAGAAACCGTAACGCAAAAGCACTGCGCCGTCAGGAAGCAGAACAGCAGAAAAAGAAAGGCAAAAAAGGAAAAGCCGGCGACAGCGAAGACCTCCCTGTTCCAGAAGATTCACTTTCACTCGGCGGATTCCTCTTCCCTACAAAAAAAATCAAGGGAAAGAAAACTGCCCTGCTTCCACTGGAACAGCTGCTTGAAGCAATCAAAATTGAAAAGAATAAAAACAAGCTTAATAATGCCGGACAGATGAGAGCGTCTGTTATCACAAGCGACAACGGCAGTCTCTTAAGCGGAGAAAAACTTTCATTGATATTTGAGCTTGCAAATAATCTTGATCTTCGTCCGGTTGCAGAAAAAAAATGGAACCGCCATATGAATGTAAACATCAATGATCCTATTCAAAAGGAACAGCTCATAGATTCACTGAGTTTCATTCTTCGTACCGCTATTGCAAAGCAGAAAGGCCGTGAATATGGTTTCATCACACTTTACAACAATGGAAACGGCAGCTATTGGTTTAAGGTATCAAGAGGATTCTCAACTGCGCTTATAGAAACTCATTCTAGTCTGGAAACTTTGATTGAAGAGAATGTTGAATTCAGTAAAGAGGAAACAGCCGCAATAAATAAGGCTCTAGCTCTTGTAAATAACTTCGACTAA